In the Primulina tabacum isolate GXHZ01 chromosome 7, ASM2559414v2, whole genome shotgun sequence genome, TATGCAAAAGCAAAGGTTCAAGtatggatttgaaatttattgCATGGACATAATTGCGCAGGTTCGTAGCAGTTCGAATTTTTCGgcaattttttttggttttactGGATTGAGATACAAGAATATATATCGTCTTGAACACTTATCGAGCCAGTATGGTAGCCATAATATTATATGATGAAAATGGATTGTTGAAAAACAAGTTTGAGTAATTAATAATTTGTCATTATGCTTATGGTTAAGAAGTTAGAGTAGTATTGAAGTTTAAACATTGCAAGTCTATATCATTTTGTTGGTTTAAATTAAGTAATGAAGATGAACaaatagtaattttttttaaattttggtttAAATTGGTACGTAATATGTGTGAATAAGATATTTCTGAACATAAATTGAGTATAGTAGTTTACTGATCGAGTACACTGTACACATGCATTGAGTACAATATATCTTCGATCGAGCACCACGTAAAGTAGGTCATATAATCATGCTAAGAAATACAAGTCATTTTCCAGATGAAGTCATAGTGTGACAATGTCGAGGTACATAAAATGTCTGATTGAGTATAGTAGTTTACTAGTTGAGCACACAGTACACATGAATTGAATACAATATATCTTCAATCGAGCACCACATAAAGTAGGTCATATAACAATGCTAACACTAGTCATTCTCCGGGTGAAATTATAGTGTGACAATGACGAGACACATAAAATATCCGATTTAGCATATCGAAAGTGAAGGCCTTGGAAGCTGTATGCAAGCCAAGGGAGGCCACAATGGAGTACTCTTTAGTTTAGTCCCCGACTAGTTTATCTTGTATCTGCACACCTTATGGACTAATAATAcctttcattatttttattaattcacAATattatcaatttcaatattattttaatttgctAATAATAAAATCTATCTTGCTGCTCCTTGCTTCCTCCACACATGGATGATTAGGCCTGAATGCCGGGACGGCACCTAAATTGACTAATTCAATATAACAATAGATTATGGTTTATAATATTTCAGCATCGAACTGTAACAATTTGTCTGTATTATTCGTGGACACTATTTGCTGaacattttcattttttccagTTCTTAAATGTAAGAAAAACAAGTATAATAAACTCAAGTGCCGCTCAGAGCCATGACCCTGTCAAAAGCAGCATTTGAAATCACTTCAAAGTTTTCCAATCAaacttaatttaaatagaatttGAACCCGAAAACAATGAACTGTCGAGGACACATTAATTTGTATATAAACGTAAATAACTTGTGATACTCAAAATACTACCAAGTTGTCTCTAAAACAAGAACAAATGACCGCCGGAGAGCTTTCGATGGACGGGATTGGAGACAAGAAAAACAACAAGGCAGGATTTTCAATCACATTTACATTAGTTGATATAAgtgatcatttatttatttttggtttCTTAAATTGCATGGGAGTTGTTTTTTGTAGGAACAAGGCATCTCTTCGACTTTGGTTTCAAATGGTTGTGTAGATTATAAAGGGAGGATTGCTGATAAACAGTCCACCGGGGGATGGAAAGCTTCCCCTTTCATCATAGGTTCGTTCCTTTGCCATatgaattttttcaaaaatttaaagttGAACTTCTGAAACAGATCAAATCCATATATTAAGTTGGCCATGTCTTCCAAGTTCATCTACTGCAAAGAATATTTGTGTCCTTTCTGTTTTGTGCAAGCCATTTTTGTTCCCTCAGTTTACAAAATCATGCTGCAGTAGTGGAGCTTGGGGGACAGCCATCTCCCGAATATTCGAGAGCATAGTATTTTTTTGAATGCAGATGTGAATATCCATTCTTGGTCAAGCCACTGTCCTTATGTACCTTTTTTTTGGTGCAGTAAATGAGGTAGCTGAGAGGTTGGCATTCTTTGCAATTGCTGTGAGTATGGTTCCCTACTTAGCACGTGAAATGCATCAGCCTGTCCCCAATGCTGCTACACACGTAACAGATTGGATTGGAGCAGCCTATGTTCTTACATTGCTTGGAGCCTTTCTTGCTGATGCATATTTGGGACGTTTCCTGACCATCATAATCTTTTCTTGCATCTACGCTTTTGTAAGAACCAACAAACCACCATCATTTCTTTATTTAccagaaaatatttcaactATTCAAGAATTTGAGACTAGTTCCCATAAGTTCATATTATTCCTAGTTATATCGTGGTATATAATATTTGTTCCGCATCAACTTCATAAGAAATAACTGTAAGATGACTTAAAAAGTTGTGAGAATCTCCCGTTTAAATGACTTATTTTCACGGCAGGCTTTCCTGTTTGGGATGCACAACTATTATTTACACTTACATGTAGAATCAATGCAATGGACAGGTGATGTGAAGAGGCTATAATCAGTATCTGGCTTTGTTTTACATTATAAGCTCAATTAGAATACATACTCTGGTTATTAATTGTTAGTTGAAGTCATTCATTGTGGCCTTCGAGATCCCCGATTTCTCAAGGTTTCACAGTAGTACGATCTCATGTCTAATTCCCATGCATTAGTAGATTTATTAGCAAGTTTAAGATGTTTTTCGATCTAATTTGCTGGTCTTCTTCATTGAATCGATAATTATAGGTTCGTGTTTTCATATCAGGGAATGGTTTTGCTTACCTTTTCAGCCTCCATAGACAACTTAAGACCACCTCACTGCACGAAAAAGCCCTGCATTCCTGCATCCACCAGCCAAACAGCCTTCCTGTACTGTGCCTTGACGCTTATCGCCCTTGGGACTGGAGGCATCAAGCCATGCGTCTCCTCATTTGGCGCAGACCAGTTTGATGAATCTGATAGAAATGAAGCACATAAAAAATACAGCTTCTTCAACTGGTTTTTCTTTGCTATAAACATGGGAGCACTTGCAGGGATAACCCTTTTGGTGTACATACAAGTAGAGTTCGGATGGACTTGGGGATTTGGGATTCCAACGGCATCAATGTTGGGTTCAATCTTTATCTTGGCTGTTGGTTTGACAAAGTATCGGTATCAGAAGCCGATGGGAAGTGCTTTTACACGATTTGGTCAAGTGATTGTGGCTTCTGTGAGGAATCATGTTAGAGGCGTCGAAGTGGGGCGAGTTGATCATCTGTATGAGGTGAACACCAGAGAATCTGCCATTTTTGGTGCACGGAAGCTTGCTCACACTGAACAATACAGGTAGTTTCTTATTCAACGTATTGGAAGATTGTGTGGTATTTCACAATAATTGTTGCTAAAGACTTGTTTTTTTTCCTTGTTAAGAAACATAATTCTAATAAGCCTAAAGCAATCTAACTATGGCATTTTACCCGCAGATTTCTTGATAAAGCAGCTGTGATAACAAACCCGGAGTGCAACACCATGAATCAATGGAAACTTTGTACTGTAACACAAGTAGAAGAATTCAAATCTTTTGTCCGAATCCTACCCGTTTGGGCAACAACAATCGCCCTCGCCATCTCCTTTGCACAGCTCTCCACGTTTTTCATCGTCCAGGCCAACTTCATGAACAGAAAACTTGGGCCTCATTTCGAAATCCCGGCAAGCTCCACCCCGGTTTTCAGTGCCATAAATGCACTGATATTGGTACCTATATACGAAAAGCTCATCGTCCCATCTCTCCGTGCCAAAACAGGCCATCCAAGGGGAATCACCTCATTGCAGAGAATGGGGATCGGCCTGTCTGTCTCCATCTTCGCCATGGTTTCAGCCGCATTGGTTGAAAGAAAACGCAGAGAAAATCCTTCCGTGGTCAGCGTTTTCTGGCTTTTCCCACAGTGTTTCCTCATCGGGACAGCAGAAGTTTTCACATATGTGGGACAGCTCGAATTCTTCTACGACGAGGCTACGGATGGGACAAGAAGCATAAGCAGCGCCATGTTTCTGTGCGAGATTGGGATCGGAAGTTGGCTGAGTACCGCCATTGTCAAGATCGTAGAGAAAACCACAGGAGGGGTGAAAACAGGGTGGCTGAGGGATGATCTTAATCAAAGCAAGCTCGACTACTTTTACTGGATTTTGACAGGGATAAACTGTGTGAATTTCTTGGTGTATCAGTGTGTTGCAAAATGGTATAAGGGGAGAAATGGAGGATGTGGGAGTGTGAGAGATGAATCGCTTGTGACTGAATCGGctggcaaaaataatgatatggTGGAATTTCGGAGTAACAAATGATTTGTTTTTTGAGCTTTCTTCATTTGTGTTGTAATCTTATTATCTGTAATACTACAAAGTTttgcattatttatttactaaattgtCTTTTGTGTCATATGTTTAATACTATTAAAGGTAATTgtctttttataattatttatgctaATAAAtcgttttttattttatatggttggttttattagtattttaattatttctcCTCTATTGTTTTTCatatcatctataaataatAACTAATAATTAAGTTAAATTAAGCTTCAAAAACTTGACCATTTTAAAGAGTTTGTAAtgagattttaaattttcactatgattttagTTATATAAATCGCTTATCATAGACAATTATTATACGCCAACAATCTCTCTCCCAATAATTACATTTCTtgaaatcaatgagaatcgaatcAATGACTTTGATTATGATATTAATTGTAAGATTGAACACTTGccgttttatcaaaaattatagcCGGTGATAATGAtataactcaaatcttttaaatcgtacATCATTTCAAATATCAAGTTCCGATTTTTCTATCTAGCATGGACTATCATTCATTGCTCCTCAACAtgttaaataaaacataaatatgaAAAGCTTAAGAATAAAagcataaatcttaaaaatttcTTACTATGCATGTTTTGTTCAAGTGCTTTTAGagttttttgtttaaaattttggaaaattatatatttggtcATAAATGTTTCTTTTTGTAATTTAGGTATTCTATGTTGTCAAATTTAGATTTTAACCCGTCATTTTTTGAgataattttagtcattttttcaACGCGATACTGACATGTATGGCGTCACATGAGTAACTTgataaaaaattattcaaatgaCCAAAAATAGAAAGATAGAAGACCACAACAATAGACTTTGATAACATAGATCAGTAAAATTGCAAAAAATCAATACAAAAGACCAACAATACAATTTTTCCTAAATTTTGTGCCGTCAAAtacttgttatttattattcaataaaaagatacaatttaacttaaaaataattttttttaaaaaaaaccaacttaaaatttttatcatgaaaCTCACTCTTTTTATGCGGTTCTTACATCCCTTGGTCccgttttgaaattttttcttcACGATTTGCATTATTTACAacaatgtttttattttatggcAGATGATTATAACAATATACACTTGTTACATGTAGCACCTCACCCCACAAGGTTAAATATGTAATGAAATTAAGTAGAAACTTATTCATCCCCATAAAATTCATTGGAGGTCTGGATGAGCCAAAAAAAATGTTaaagaaattcagtttggttagTTCAGGAACtcgttttaattttaaaaaatataagataGATCGGTTcggtttcagattttgaatttaaaattttgataaccAATTTAaccaatatattttaaataatattaacatTTATTATACGAGcttattaataatatttgacTTGGGTAACTAAGCACGCGCTTTGCATGCATCATTTTCATTCTTGAATTTTTCCCTAAAATCGACATTTTCCACTTGAAAGTtggatattttataattttatctaAAGTTTATAATTAGCTTGGTAAACGAACTAACTGGATGCTCACACTAATTAGAGGCACAAAAGATGTGTAAATACAGATGTCATCAGAAAACCGAATTACTTATTCTCATGACCTGTAATCtcgaatttttaaaaataaaagataattcGAAGAAATTGAGCAGCATAGGCCAATTCGTTTAAAATGAacgatcaattttttttttttgcttactTTTAGGATTGAGTAGCATAggtcatttcattttttttgaaCTCAATTGTATTCACACTCAACAACATATTTATTTGACGTGAAAGTGCTGAGTTCAAGTATTGAGAAAGATGAAAGAAATCATTACTAGAAGTGAGAATAACACCATGATAGTATACATGAGATTATGTGATGGATGTGATTACATATTTAAAAGATTAGTTGTCTTGCTTACATTACAACTCACTAAGATCTGACACCACTCTTTTACGATCAACCTAGCTAACCAAATCAAGCGACGTAACATCAACAGCTTGACGTACGAGAACTTCCAAAATGTCATCTATCTCAATATTACCGTCACTCATTTACGTGTAATCCAACAATAAATTATGAAACAATATTTCTATTGAAAAAGAAGTGACATAAATTATGagctttatattttttaaaagggAAATGAAGGGCCTATATAATAAGGTTTAATGAAAAAATTATGGCCAGTATTTGAGgaataacaaaatttaattaaaactagCGTCCATGTACTTACTTATGTTCTACGTGTTGTCTGTTTGTATCttagatttttttaatatataaaataggCGTATGtgctcattttaaaaaaaaataataattaaaggtTTAGACTCTTTAGGGTGGTTTTCTTCTctattttttaagtttttgatttAGGCTTCACCATTCACGACAAATTTTTGTCTACCAACGTTGACAGTTAGACGAGATTTGtagtaaatataaatatttgcccccaaaataaaactaaaaagaATTATCGAATTAGCATAAAGAGCCACAAGATAGGCTGCTATAATACTAGAAAGAATAATGCTtagtttttatataaaaattacttaccaagaaatttatatgtaaaaaatCTATATTCTATATAATATTTGAGCCGAAATAAAGATAAATAATGTGTTGGTGTGATTTTTAGAATTTCCAAAATAAGTCTCTGTTTTTAGACCCTATTTCTTTTTTTCCCCATGAAATTAAATTgttgtaaaaaaaatcaaaaaaaacttattaagaatagttttaaaattttaactttttttaaTAAGAATACTTATAATAAAATCGAATGAACATACGATACTAAAGTAATCTTCGATCACAAAATCTATTTTAAACTAAAATTAGCTCCCTTGGAGAAGTGAACGCTGCAGAGCGTTGGAAATGGCCCAAGAAACCTACCACACTAACGCGACTAACCCAAGCTGGAGGTTTATATTCATTAGCTTTTCAcatgaattaattaataatttgggattttaacttattttttaacaatatttaaaattacaatataacttttaatttatcaaaaataatttctccaactttattataaaaaaaaacgaaGAGAGCGCACTTTGCCTGACCATCATTCCATCTCCAAAATCCAATATATCGCACCACTCTGAGACCTACTCTTACCCAGTAACGCCAGAAAGCCACCAACATGGCCGAAGCCGAACCTCAACATGACGCCACAAGCACCGCCGACGCCGCCGCCCCGAAACACACTAATGTTTCTTTCAGCATTTGGCCGCCAACTGAACGCACTCGCGACGCCGTGAGAAACCGCCTTGTCGAAACCCTATCTTCCACCTCCATTCTGTCCAAGCGGTACGGTACCCTTTCACGCGATGAGGCGGTTGATGTGGCCAAGCGTATCGAGGAGGAGGCCTTCGAATCGGTAGGTGAGACGGCTCCTACCGATGATGATGGGATCGAGATTCTTCAGGTTTATTCCAAGGAGATTGGCAAGAGAATGCTGGAGACTGTGAAGGCCAGATCTGGTGAATCGGGGGTTACGGCAGCGCAGCCGGCGAATGAGCCGACCCCCAAGGCTGAGGAGGAGGACGCGGGATCCACGGCTCCGCCTCAGAGTGAGAAAACCGAGTCCGTTGCTGATGACGAATAAGTAAACTTTCCTCCGTGAAAAAAATATAGCTTGCCCTCttctttttaaattttgttgTACTTGTTTAAGTAATCCGTTTCTGATGTTTTTTTTGTATGCTGTCGTCTACTGTTATCTGGATCCTTCTTTGCTAATATAATATTAACACAATATTCCATGACATTGGCTTCAGAATGTGTGTACTCTAGCTGTGGCATTATGCTCTTAATAATGTTCACGCCTAGGAGTTTTTCGAAACAGATGTGTTTTTTTTCCATTACAGTATTCAATTAAAGTGTGTTTTATTTTTGTTGGGAAAGCAAGTGTCATGGACGAGTGGCTTCCTGGTGTAATTATGCTCTAATTTAGCGAAAGGTGTTGGTAGATTCACGCCAGTGTAGTCCTTTAGATGATTTCCTTTCCACGATAGTGGATATATTTGGGATTCAGCTCAAAATTGAGGTTAATCAGTTTCATAGTTATGAAAGGCGCTCTATTTTCTAGAGCCTAGGGTCAAGATTCAGGTTGAGATGCGCGCTGAAGTAAGGTGCATATTTTATAATTGAGATCAACGAGAGATAGAGAAGTGTGTCCACTAGCATCTAATATATCATGTATAAGCCGTATAATaatcataaaattaatatttttttatcatatgcAATAATGGACATATTGGATATTATTTAGAAAATACGTTCTTCTTGTTTGAGGCAAACTTAAAATGTGCCTTTAGCTTTTTAAATGCATCTGGACTGGTGTGCCTCATTAAATTTGTGCCGTGGGCTTGTTTCTAGGAGCAAAGACCGAGCCTTGCTGACCCTTGAGCATAGGCACGCATGCTTTTCTGACATTTAATAACTACGATCAGTTTGAAACAAGCTTGATGACGTGCAGCCTAAAATAATATACCAAACTTAAGGTAAGatctttatttttgttattattattattttttttaaaaaaaattcaagctGAAGTAGGGGTTACACAAGTGTGCTTGGAAATAAGAAGCAAGCATATTAAAGAAATGGTTAGTGCAACTTTATCAGACTACGGATGAAAGTTTAAAGATCGTTTGAGCAGTGTCAGTCTCTATTGTTAGAGGTGTAAGTGAGGAACTAAGGGCAAATAAACCTAATTGATAGTGTCTGATCTGAAACTAAGTTACAAAAGGAAAGAGTAATCTAGTTAAGTGACTTTCCTAGTTACGCTTGGATGATGATGGTGATTTATTGAAAACTTCTGTCAGGCTTTCAAGGATACAGAAGGGTTGCTTAGTGTTTTCTGTTTCAGAACCCAAGTAGAGACCAGAGATGTTAATGCGCGTCATTCTTTGCCTCGCGTCCTTTTCTTTTGATGCACAGGAAGAAAAAGCCATTAATAGAACACTTGAATAGAAACAAGTATTACGTCGATCATTCTTATATTTTGATCTAATGCACTACAGAGTATTCTGAACTTTATGGACTTGAATTGACCTTTTTTGATCTGTTGAGTTATGGGGCACCGATCATGTTCTCTCGGTTGATACTTGCTGATCTTGCTACATTATTATCTGATTTGCTCTTGTACATACTTGTAGCTCTTGTTTTTTACTATCTTCTTTGAATTTTCTTCTAATCTACTTTTTGTTCTTGTCTGTATAAAATGAGTTAGTAACATGATGTCTTGAGTATTAGCAATATCCAAAACGTGATCTGATCTTAATTACTTGCACGATCAGTTCGGGATCTACCTTTATAGTCATCTCCGGTTAAAATCTGAAACTGTTGGAGCCATATCCAAGCGTAATACATTTGTAGATAATTTCTAAAGAACTCCCTATTCAAGTTTTAACTTATGATCCATATGATATCCCAACATTCATCGCTTTACGTTTGTCCTAAGCTTAATTTTATGAGTTTGTTGACAATGAGAAGATCATGAATCCCAAGGAGCATCAGAAATTTGCAGTAGcttattctttaaaaaaaagaacTTGTAGTAGCTACATTTTCCTTATTTTTACCTAGGATAAAATGTTAGATTTAGATTATATCAGCTTGGGGTAGACAAATAACATGTAATTTTTACATGACACAATATTCTGGTGGTTCATTCACCCTTCATTTGGCGAGGGGCCCACACAAAATGATTTGGTTGATACTACCCATATAGATAGTGCTCTCATTTACTCAGCTCATGAGATATGTGTTGAGTGATAAATCACGACCACTCATCCATACATCATTGTTGAATGAGTGACCGTGATTTATCCACTCATCACATGTGTCATGTGATGAATGGATAAGGGTACTATCCATGTGTTTGACATGAATCAAACCACACTAATGAAGGGTGGATGCCACACCGGGTCGGATGATCTTCACTCGGTGTGACATAGAATTTCCCCAGTTCGGCAAGGGTCTGCCAGTTGTTTTCATTGTCATGTATAACTTGACACCCCAAATAGGGTCACTGATCACCAGGTGCAGCACAACCCTTCTCAGTGATCTACATGTGCAAGCACAACCGTTGTACCAGGGTGTACTCTACATGTTTTGTGTGGGATCCACTGATCCAAGGGCTACACCCGGTGGAGTGTAGCCTCGCCCCCCAAATATATGATACAGGGGTAGCATGATATACCGTGTGCACAATTAGgttatgttatatatatatatatatatatatatatatatatacacacacacacgtacAGATCTCATGTAATTTTGGATGGGATAAGTGCATAAAGTGGAGAATGTAATCGTTTGTGCAATTTTAATATCTTATTTTCGTATAATTTTATAAAGGATAGGTACATATCTAGTTTGAACCGACACGTTTGGGCCAACTTCAATCAACTTTTACgatttttaataattacatTTGATTAAAATTGTTGGGAatgattataattttttttttgttgggatTGGTAGGAAGTTCAGATGAATGATACCTGTTGTGTAAACAAAACTAATaagaaagttttaaattttgaattagatATATTCAAACTCGATTCGAAGTTcggaaaatataaaaaaatttcttttatgttttgagtttggATTGTTCTGAGAATGGTATTTTTCTCTtgaaacatattatattttaaaaataacttaaaaaataaagatactccaaatattttgattttagaAGTATGCATGATAACATTTATCTAACATTACAGTGGAGTGTGATGCTCTTTTGCTAGTCGATGTTTTAAACAGCTCTGCTTCAATTGTCTCAAATTCTTGTAATCTTATAGAAGATGGTAAAATCCTAATATTGGATATATAATCTTGCATTTTTGTTTTTGGAAAAAGATCAGCAAATCAGATCATTCATGCATCAGTTAGAAACGCTACTTCTATGTTTGGTCGTATAGATTGGAATTTGGACCACTTCTTTGCCTGATTTTGTTTTTACAACAATCATGTATGATTTAGATCAATGATATTCTTTAGTTGTCCAATGATCATGAGTTTGATTCTTTCGAGTAATTTTTTTTCGGACGAACTTGTTACAGGACTTGCTTGGTAAGATTTTTTTTGCTGGTGTGGTTTGCATGTTATTACATGAACTTAAAAATTTATCCAACATATTCCAAAAAATACGAACGGCCAGTCCttgtattataaaaaaaatgagtatACGGGACGAAagcgaattttaaaaaaatttctctaGTTTTCgaacaaaaaagaaaaagaaaaagagaagtACAAGTTAAAGTCAGGGCATGAGTACAAATCCAAAACGTCGTCGGGGTAAACCAGTCAATTCGTACAATACGGCCAAGATTATTCATTACGCACTTTTACCCCACCACGAACCACCACAATTACCAGTGTCCTCTTTCACTTTTCCTCAAACATAACCCTCAAATCCCTAGATATTGGGTCTGATCCGACTATGAAACGTCCTCTCGCCGCCGGAGACACCGATTCCTCCACCGCAGTCGATGAAGCCACGAAGAAGAAGATCAAGCCGGAAGGGAAAGAGGAGGAAGAAGAACGGATGCCGCTAGAAGCAGAAGCCGTGCTGCTAGATGACAACCTGTTGTACGAGGTGCTTAGGCGCGTGGACGACGGGCGCATCTTAGCTAAGGCGTCTTGCGTAAACCGGCAATGGAAAAGGACGGC is a window encoding:
- the LOC142550910 gene encoding protein NRT1/ PTR FAMILY 8.2-like isoform X1, giving the protein MYLFFGAVNEVAERLAFFAIAVSMVPYLAREMHQPVPNAATHVTDWIGAAYVLTLLGAFLADAYLGRFLTIIIFSCIYAFGMVLLTFSASIDNLRPPHCTKKPCIPASTSQTAFLYCALTLIALGTGGIKPCVSSFGADQFDESDRNEAHKKYSFFNWFFFAINMGALAGITLLVYIQVEFGWTWGFGIPTASMLGSIFILAVGLTKYRYQKPMGSAFTRFGQVIVASVRNHVRGVEVGRVDHLYEVNTRESAIFGARKLAHTEQYRFLDKAAVITNPECNTMNQWKLCTVTQVEEFKSFVRILPVWATTIALAISFAQLSTFFIVQANFMNRKLGPHFEIPASSTPVFSAINALILVPIYEKLIVPSLRAKTGHPRGITSLQRMGIGLSVSIFAMVSAALVERKRRENPSVVSVFWLFPQCFLIGTAEVFTYVGQLEFFYDEATDGTRSISSAMFLCEIGIGSWLSTAIVKIVEKTTGGVKTGWLRDDLNQSKLDYFYWILTGINCVNFLVYQCVAKWYKGRNGGCGSVRDESLVTESAGKNNDMVEFRSNK
- the LOC142550910 gene encoding protein NRT1/ PTR FAMILY 8.2-like isoform X2; translation: MVPYLAREMHQPVPNAATHVTDWIGAAYVLTLLGAFLADAYLGRFLTIIIFSCIYAFGMVLLTFSASIDNLRPPHCTKKPCIPASTSQTAFLYCALTLIALGTGGIKPCVSSFGADQFDESDRNEAHKKYSFFNWFFFAINMGALAGITLLVYIQVEFGWTWGFGIPTASMLGSIFILAVGLTKYRYQKPMGSAFTRFGQVIVASVRNHVRGVEVGRVDHLYEVNTRESAIFGARKLAHTEQYRFLDKAAVITNPECNTMNQWKLCTVTQVEEFKSFVRILPVWATTIALAISFAQLSTFFIVQANFMNRKLGPHFEIPASSTPVFSAINALILVPIYEKLIVPSLRAKTGHPRGITSLQRMGIGLSVSIFAMVSAALVERKRRENPSVVSVFWLFPQCFLIGTAEVFTYVGQLEFFYDEATDGTRSISSAMFLCEIGIGSWLSTAIVKIVEKTTGGVKTGWLRDDLNQSKLDYFYWILTGINCVNFLVYQCVAKWYKGRNGGCGSVRDESLVTESAGKNNDMVEFRSNK
- the LOC142551513 gene encoding MFP1 attachment factor 1-like, translated to MAEAEPQHDATSTADAAAPKHTNVSFSIWPPTERTRDAVRNRLVETLSSTSILSKRYGTLSRDEAVDVAKRIEEEAFESVGETAPTDDDGIEILQVYSKEIGKRMLETVKARSGESGVTAAQPANEPTPKAEEEDAGSTAPPQSEKTESVADDE